DNA sequence from the Puntigrus tetrazona isolate hp1 chromosome 2, ASM1883169v1, whole genome shotgun sequence genome:
GGCCACTTTTGTGCTCACCCAGTTTTGCGAATTCTGGCTCCTGTCTATTCTGAGGATAGGTGGTTCCTCCCAATAGATATTAGGTTTGCCATGACGCCACATTTTGCTTCGCGTCTTATAGGCAAAATAGGCTGCAACAACCAGGGCCATCATGACAAATAACCCACACACCAGAGCCACAGCCtgaaatgaagaagaaaacacaagtttaaaacaaatgttacagTGAAACTACAGTTACAGAGCAATAAGTGAGAATTACACTCCTTAATAAAGGCTCCAAAAGGAGGTTTTCACAGCGATGCCatcaaagaaatattttaggTTCCCTGAAGAACTGTTTTTCTCAGTCTGAAGCACATTCTAATAATCTCAAGTGCCTTTTCccacaataaataacaatttgtgcaatggaaagttTCTTCATGTACTGATGcaaataaagaacctttatttttaaaagtgtgtatCTTGCCGTACTGACCTCCTCAGGATCCATGAAGCAGTAGTGATAGAGATATCGATTAAAGGATGGATATGCACCCGGAAAGCCTGTTCCAACTCCAGCACTGATGCTGGGAGTCCCTAATGAGGTCTGGCACATCATTAGGATGGGGTTGTACATGATGCTTTGTGAACTCTGGGCCATGGGATTCACCCCAATGACAAATATGATGTCTATAATACACTGAAGAATCGCCATAACCACATTCACCACTAAAACTGTCAAGTAAAACGTTTTTCCATACACACACCATGTCTTTGAGAAACTAACCACTAGGATGGTCAAAGACACTACGAAATTGAGGGCTGCCATGGAGATCATGGCTGATTTTGCTGAGTAGGGCGTCATATAAGAGCTCTGATAGCCGTAGGTTCCTCCATAGTACCCAGAACCCATCCCATAACCACCAGATCCAGCAACGTAGGCTCCGATGCTCCCCTCGTAGCCATGCATGTCCCAAACTAGAGTGGAAGCAACACaggcaaaaataacaaaacagagCAGAGCGGTCAGTCCCTCCATCATTTTCACAATGCCAGGTGGGGAGAACCATCTGTAGAAGTGCTGAGGGTTTCCCTCCGTTTGAGGAGCATCGGGCACCGAAGAGTATAAACCATACTCGCTTCTTTGAGAGTAGAAACTTCTGGATGTGTACATATTTGATGGGGCAATGTAGTGTGGACTGTACTGCGGTGGACTGTCATACTGCTGTGCTTCATACATGATTCATAAGGgaatctgaaaaaagaaatgaggtCAAATTTAGATCATGAGATCATCTGGGAACAGATATAGCTTTCTGAAACCAAAACCATACTTCATTTTCAGACAAAAAGCTGCAGTCATTTGTTTTAATCACTAAGAAAGATATGGACTAGTATGGACTAGTATGGCatttgctgcaaaaaaacaaaaaaaaattaaacagaattttttcGAATGATAatgaatgcaatatatataaaattgtaaattttcttgccaaaataaatgtttaaattgatttataaaaattgctaaaaataaaatataaataaaatatactgtagctaaatagtaaaataataaaatgacaaccAACAACCACATAGTCTCAATTATACATCTAATAACGATTTGTAAAATATacgttttttattatatattaaaaagaaattatttgaaCAGCATTCCAATAAAATTCAAAGTGTAACACAGATGACACAACTGCGAATTATATTGTTTCTATATAACATATTGTCTATTTTTTGCTATGAAGATGAAACAATTTCAGAAGGGGACAAAGTATAATTAGTTGTCACATAATCTACAGAGCAATACACAGCCTCCCTGAATCAGTCAGCGTTTCTGAACAAATTAGTTTTACGCATATTTTGTTCCTGATTTAATTAGTGAGTTTGAAAGAAttgtttgaatgaatcatttaatgaCTCACTCACGAAAACAGTCACTTGTCCAATTACCTGTGCAGTAACCTGCATAAATAACTCTGTCACTAAAGCACTGATCGTCTCAAATGCACAAAACAGCATAAATTGCAGTTAAACTATGTAttttatcaatacatttttttcctggGGTTAATATTGTTAACGCACAACTCCGTAGATCTACAGGAACTTTCAGATCTAACAGTGTCAATAAGATAGAACGCACCTCTTTATAGCACAAACAACATTCAAACTCTGGAGTCCAGCTTTAAACATGATTCCCTTCATCAGGCTACTGCAATTCAGACGAGATGCTCTGAATTATTCAGAGAAACGTGAGCAGATGCAGTCATTGGGGGTTTCCATGCTGTAAGTTTTCTTCCTTACATTTCTGTTGCATCCCCCCCAAGTGCAATATACAGCCATTACATGTGAATAAAAGAGCTAACAGGAATATTTCAAATACCGTATCCTCTTAGTTAATTATGCTTTAGAGAGATGGTGAGCTGCACACCTGTGGTAACTTGAAAagagtgaataaataattcaagAGCTGAAAATCAAGCTAGCAAGCTTTATACAGCCTCACAGGTGCATGTTGATGGGACAGCTATtcaagaataaagaaaaaaaggtccCAAAAGggtgaatatttatatatatatatatatatatatatatatatatatatatatatatatatatatatatatatatatataaacacatttttatgcatataattttacaactttcatctttaaaataaacatatcatCTGAGCATACAGCTGTCACAAAAGCTCATCTGATTTGTGACAGCCACAATCACATAAAAAACATCGCCATCGGTATGATTTGacaacaagataaaaaaaaagtactgtgacAAGTCTACGTTTCGCAGTTTCACATTGACTGCAATCCATTCTAAAAAGGTCTATCATTTTGTGGTAAATAATTGAAGCTTTATGTAACTTACCGTAACGCAACAGCCACTGGGCTTTTCCTTGTTCGCCTTAGTCCCGCTTTTCTGAGCTTGACAGTTTTCTGTCAAGTGTTGTTTAGTGTTTGAGTTTATCCATTTGATGTGAATACCTGTGACAGCTGCTGCTCATGGTGATTTGTGAGAAAGACCTAGGCCTGAAACTCTAAACCCGATCCAGCCCGTTGCTACTGACACAATCAGTCTTATTGGTTCTTTAGTAGGTCGAAAGTTAAGGTACACAGGAAGCTGAGTTAATGATTGTTAGTGTCCCAAAGTGCTTTAAAGCCATAGTCTTAGTCTGAtttcacttgtttttgtttcaattttaaagtgacagtgtaaaataaaaaatataatttgtaaaagtAAAGTTAGATTTTAGTCAAACTGTTgtcatttcataataataataataataataataataataataataaaaatatattttaattgctgTCCTTTGCAGTGAAATTTTGATCAAAATCACTAATTCTCATCTTGATGTGGCTTAGTTTTCCTTTCAGATATTGACACCGTTCCTTCTTCTCCAGAAAGTATGGGTCCTTGAGGAAGCACATAAgaagttaaaataaacaaaatgtttatttaaaaaaacaaacatctcttGTATAAAGTTGGTTCAAAAGGTGACTTACGTTCTttttttgattgtatttttcaAGTAATCCACGGATTCTCTTACTCTCCtaaataaaatgaccaaaaacaatTGACACAACTGGTTCGAATAGtctaataaaaagtaatactgaGGAAATGTAAATGACTCCAATATCACTCCTCACCGCAGGGTTTCTCCTGTTATTCATGAGTTGGCTCATCATGCTGTCTAATTCCTGAAACTTCATTAAAGTGGCTGTGATGTCTCTGTGCAGGTCCTTGTACTCCTGGTATTGGTCATTAAAAACTGCTTTGTATTGCTCTCTGTCCTCTACTGAATGAATTTCAGGATAttttctgcaaaaaataaataaataaaaccttttaataCTGTCCcattgaatattttttcttcagtatTCACACCTATTCTATTTGTATTAATCCTAACCTAATTTTATTTCTCAAGCCCATATTATGTTCATCCCATTTTGAACTAATTACCATCCATTTTTTGGTATGTCCTATAGATCTACTGTATGGTTCTTTTCTAATTTGTATCTGCTGTTTTCATGAAAAGATGGTCAAGGATTGAGATAATAATGGATTTTTCGCACCAGTGAGATTGTCTACACGTGGAGTCACCTAATAAtcattaaagatgaaaaaagagCCACTCTACATCCTTCAATGGGGTTTAATGGGTTAATACTACATTTGTTAGACCAGGAATAAACCATAAAGTATACTAACAAAATATAATCAGCGATGACTGTGGGAATGTGTTTAGTTTAGGAATGTGTCCTGTTGGAATAGCTCCAGTTAAAATCTTTCGTTCTTCAGTTCTCTCTGAGACATAAGCCAGCCTGCTCTTATTCACAGAGCTTTGATCCATTTCGTCTCTGAATGAAATTTTCTTGGATCTACTCGAGGAGCTGCCCATATTGGATGTGGATTTCAGAGTTTGCTGCTGTACCTGAAAGATAACAGTCATTACAATTAACACAGCTTTTGTGGAAACTAGGAATTTAATTAGTGTTGTTCATAGTTAAAAGTGAAGGAAAAACCGTGTGATcactattataatttttttatgaagaaCCATTCATATTCAAGACATTCATATTCTAATGAATCAAATACACActgcatttcaaatataatattgttattataacatATTGATATTACGTTATTATAACATCTATTTTAAATGGTTCCTATGATGGTTTCAgtatgttgatttggtgctcaagaaatagTTTGccttatcaatgttgaaaatagttacgctgcataatatttttgtggaaactgtgatacttttagttaaaaagcattaatttcttaaaaataggtaatgtaaaaagcacatttaccTGGCTGTTAAGCTGGCTTGTCCTGGCCTCTTTCTCACGACGGGCAGCTTCATGCCTCCACATTTTAAGACACACTAGGAAGCTTATCAAGTACATGACCATGTTAATGAATATAAACGCAGTCCCAGCCATCTGACCGCCCTCGACACGACAGAGACTAGACAGGACTGGGTTGATGCCGACCGTCATAAAGCAAAGCCCACCGCGATTCAGATCATTCAAGTAGACGATACCCGCTGCCATATACAGCAATGAAATGACCAGATTGGTTACAGCCTCAGTAAGAGGCCACCATTTCGAATCCAACAGGATTGTTCTGTAATACATTGTTAATCCCAAAACCAGCAGGATAACGGTCAGTAACCATGAGAGTCCAACAATGACCAACACAAAGGCTGTCAAGGGACCACTGTAACGGTATCCTTGCGCACCAGCCAACCCATAATTTGGCCTGTAATAGTTGGACCACTCACTGTCTCTTtgaatatatgcacatacacagGCGAAAACCATCCCACCGAAGACCAGTTGAAGGCCAGCAAGCAGTCGTAAAAGGCCAGGCCAAGACTTCAGGTAGGAGTATTTTAACTTGTATACCTCTAACTTCTCAGCGTAGTACTCTGCCGGATGGATACTGGTCAGTTCAGATTCAAGCGTGTCATATTTGTATCCCACTGAACCTGGGGGGAAGTTTGCCTTGAGGTCACCTGTAAGCGCATCCCAATGTTTTCTGTCCAACAATGGAGAAACAGGCGGACTACATCTTGTGCCGTTGGGAAGTATTTTAATTTCTCCCGATGATGTGGAAAGCGTTTCCGAATCAGTTTTCTTCCACTTCTTAAACACACCAGTCCAAGATTTCAGCAAGGCACTTTTTTCCATCTTCTCCGCTTCCTTGTCCGAATGGCTCTGCTCACACGAGGAGTATCTTGAGTCCTCAGGATTGTCACCGATTTCTGAAGAAACCTCGTCTGCATGTGCTCTGTTGAAATCTTCACTTTGTGAGGATGAGATGTCATCCGAATACGGTCTGCCAAGGTCTGTCATTTTGCTGTAGCTGGTGGGAAAATCAAGGTCTTGTACTGTTTTGGAAGCTGGTTATTCAGCAAGATGTCATTAGTTTAGCAGCTAACTAAATCTGGTATGGATTTTCAACGGTATTGTTAAAAGTGGTATTCGTTTTAAAGCTTCATCGTGTACAGTCATTAACATACTCATATACAACGTTTCCGATCATTAACTAAAAGGAAGCTGAACTTTCCGTTTGTAAGCGTTTGTTCTATAAACACATCATAATCATTAGCCCTGAATGTAGCACCGTGACAAACATAAACATACTTACGTTCTTGTCAGAATAGACTGGTTTGCTATTAGTGAGTATGGCTGCGCTAAAATGGCTTCACAAAGTAAAAACAAGACTGTTAAAAGCGAGCGAGAGGGGCTGCAGCAGGAAGCCGGAGCAGAGATTAAACATTAAACCTCCAGAGGCTGGTGAGTCTGGTGACAGGCACGGGCTGGCATTCAACATTTCCCCACAGAAACTGTGCTTGATGACATCCCTGAAACCCTTAAAACGGAAAGGACCCCAAACTGCTCATTTTACTTCACTGCTATCATGTAACGGCTTCAGAATTAATTAACCAAAATCCTTTATTTTTTGTCACTTCCAACAGTGCCTCGTTTTGTTACTCATCACCTAATCGCTAGAGGGCAGTAGAGGAGTATTGCCTAGACTAGCTTCTCGTGAAACGATTACCAATTCAAGTGGACTTTGTTGTATAATAATTTCAATCCTTTcttataaagaaatgtttaagccACAGTTTGATAGTCAGCGGGAAATATAGGACGTATTATAGCACAGTTACATTTTCATGTAAACAGAAGCAGACGCTTTCATTTAGTATTTGcatctagtaaaaaaaaaaattctatggAGATCAAATGATTCACCGTTTTTTTTAGCAGAAGAGATCATGAGGACAGTGAACCCAAAGGTCATAATAAAGTGGACAAACACCTCATTTGAATAGAGGAGTTATGATTTATCTAGTTaaaaaaagggagagaaatGCTTGcgttaattaataataaaaagaagtaTGTATACACTGAAAACTATGTAAGTTTTCACATCTCCACACCGACAAAATCTTGTGGAGCACATCTAGTCTAATTTAGGGTCCCTTGGGGTACATAGTA
Encoded proteins:
- the zgc:154006 gene encoding LOW QUALITY PROTEIN: uncharacterized protein zgc:154006 (The sequence of the model RefSeq protein was modified relative to this genomic sequence to represent the inferred CDS: deleted 2 bases in 1 codon); the encoded protein is MTDLGRPYSDDISSSQSEDFNRAHADEVSSEIGDNPEDSRYSSCEQSHSDKEAEKMEKSALLKSWTGVFKKWKKTDSETLSTSSGEIKILPNGTRCSPPVSPLLDRKHWDALTGDLKANFPPGSVGYKYDTLESELTSIHPAEYYAEKLEVYKLKYSYLKSWPGLLRLLAGLQLVFGGMVFACVCAYIQRDSEWSNYYRPNYGLAGAQGYRYSGPLTAFVLVIVGLSWLLTVILLVLGLTMYYRTILLDSKWWPLTEAVTNLVISLLYMAAGIVYLNDLNRGGLCFMTVGINPVLSSLCRVEGGQMAGTAFIFINMVMYLISFLVCLKMWRHEAARREKEARTSQLNSQVQQQTLKSTSNMGSSSSRSKKISFRDEMDQSSVNKSRLAYVSERTEERKILTGAIPTGHIPKLNTPTVIADYILKYPEIHSVEDREQYKAVFNDQYQEYKDLHRDITATLMKFQELDSMMSQLMNNRRNPAESKRIRGLLEKYNQKKNDPYFLEKKERCQYLKGKLSHIKMRISDFDQNFTAKDSNIMYEAQQYDSPPQYSPHYIAPSNMYTSRSFYSQRSEYGLYSSVPDAPQTEGNPQHFYRWFSPPGIVKMMEGLTALLCFVIFACVASTLVWDMHGYEGSIGAYVAGSGGYGMGSGYYGGTYGYQSSYMTPYSAKSAMISMAALNFVVSLTILVVSFSKTWCVYGKTFYLTVLVVNVVMAILQCIIDIIFVIGVNPMAQSSQSIMYNPILMMCQTSLGTPSISAGVGTGFPGAYPSFNRYLYHYCFMDPEEAVALVCGLFVMMALVVAAYFAYKTRSKMWRHGKPNIYWEEPPILRIDRSQNSQNWRSTQYTPTVVLSEKASPHLKAENSFTSYTEGTVSVYSEGAYKSNVYSENANSCSPEPLYQSRWMSSNTVEEVEVQSSSVQEKPETYEVEDALCEMGYTTGGDSATELDTYELENSHAEIKTDEVRRQYKEQFDISLTEYKNLCAEMDNVSDQMNELSRELDTLHEESTKFQAVADEYNRLKDLKRSPEYQAKKLRCKKLKQELCNIKQLVKNYDRRFARREKTITTDHQDFFV